A single genomic interval of Croceibacter atlanticus HTCC2559 harbors:
- a CDS encoding coiled-coil domain-containing protein: MADDFDLLETASSEKSQEKVDVNWGKTIDQMKSRLSQEQDPQTRQKILNATLDDVVKMAETDRSTLLDAIKDLTDYQDEVGIIFEKFSSLNAEEQKVIDDAQKALERAKIELEDAENVKDTWWNNLFGRKSRIKKKEEELKEAQKTRDAADNKAKAMFQGRIESADVQTLLGELSYKSQAAVTRLKNREVEIKEVEDRLQDAIVEASKNHTKALEKKAETEEKLEEQYALLKQARQALEEVTDKQSTQYSEAIGKVTQIEQKVEELEGLRNAYITLAASKDSFVHKHNLTIKVLTSLRSNLQTHRAKLKSDTEERLKYYDGYIVALKARTDQEFAAILEHLGVKTDEHIGETLASMHTASAKARQSMMDNIPVHEKVMKGVYGSYAEALQEIREKDATIRQNFADRYGIDMKELFEEYYADGKKQNPKPETPKKPSEPDTSGDDLLS, from the coding sequence ATGGCAGACGATTTTGATTTATTAGAAACGGCATCTTCAGAAAAGAGCCAAGAAAAAGTAGATGTAAACTGGGGCAAAACCATAGACCAGATGAAGTCTAGACTTTCTCAGGAACAAGACCCACAAACAAGACAAAAAATCTTAAATGCCACATTAGACGATGTTGTGAAAATGGCAGAGACAGATAGGTCTACACTATTAGATGCCATTAAAGATCTTACAGACTATCAAGATGAAGTAGGAATAATATTCGAGAAATTCTCATCATTAAATGCTGAAGAGCAAAAAGTGATTGATGATGCTCAAAAAGCTTTAGAACGTGCTAAGATTGAACTGGAAGATGCAGAAAATGTAAAAGATACTTGGTGGAATAATTTATTTGGTCGCAAAAGCCGAATTAAAAAGAAAGAAGAAGAACTTAAAGAAGCTCAGAAAACTAGAGATGCTGCAGATAATAAAGCTAAAGCAATGTTTCAAGGGCGTATTGAAAGTGCAGATGTACAAACACTTTTAGGTGAATTATCTTATAAGTCTCAAGCAGCAGTTACACGTCTTAAAAATAGAGAAGTTGAAATTAAAGAAGTAGAAGACAGATTACAAGATGCTATTGTAGAAGCAAGTAAAAACCATACAAAAGCACTTGAGAAAAAAGCAGAAACAGAAGAAAAGCTAGAAGAGCAATATGCATTGTTAAAGCAAGCACGTCAAGCTTTAGAAGAAGTTACTGACAAGCAATCTACACAATACTCAGAGGCAATAGGAAAAGTTACTCAGATCGAGCAAAAAGTAGAAGAGTTAGAAGGGTTGAGAAACGCCTATATAACGCTTGCGGCTTCAAAAGACAGCTTTGTACATAAACATAATCTTACCATTAAAGTTTTAACGTCTTTACGCAGTAACTTACAAACACATCGTGCTAAATTAAAGAGTGATACAGAAGAGCGTCTAAAATACTATGATGGTTATATTGTAGCATTAAAAGCACGTACAGATCAAGAGTTTGCGGCAATCTTAGAACACCTAGGTGTTAAGACAGATGAGCATATTGGAGAAACATTGGCATCTATGCATACAGCAAGTGCTAAGGCAAGACAAAGTATGATGGATAACATTCCTGTTCATGAAAAAGTTATGAAAGGTGTGTATGGCAGTTATGCTGAAGCATTACAGGAAATAAGAGAAAAGGATGCAACAATACGACAAAATTTTGCAGACAGATATGGGATAGATATGAAAGAACTGTTTGAAGAATATTACGCAGATGGTAAAAAGCAAAATCCTAAACCAGAAACTCCTAAGAAACCAAGTGAACCAGACACTTCTGGAGATGACCTTTTAAGTTAA
- a CDS encoding coiled-coil domain-containing protein, with protein sequence MTTEKNNTGMRVLTILLAVLLVVAGIMVVKLYNQEKETKAQLEKEKEIVLKDLNEMVVQYDEVIEENNLVNSDLNEARERVKILIDSVEVMKADIAVLRRYQGQVNKLNKQLEYLFAQNDSLRGTNSLLAMRVTETKEELDQTNAAKDSLATKAEELETVIAKEARLSVVSLKSNAVIERRSGRLVENDNASRVDLIRTCYTIPTNRLAEPGDKVLYVQVKDPKGIIMGANQTVTVDGEQITYSKISRFYYENKPLDVCENVKNTRGDFLEGKYTVNVFNGNELLSTTEFVLD encoded by the coding sequence ATGACAACTGAAAAAAATAACACAGGAATGCGTGTACTCACTATACTATTAGCAGTATTGCTAGTTGTTGCGGGTATTATGGTTGTAAAGTTATACAATCAGGAAAAAGAGACTAAAGCTCAATTAGAGAAAGAGAAAGAAATTGTACTTAAAGACCTTAATGAAATGGTTGTGCAGTATGATGAGGTAATTGAAGAAAACAACCTTGTAAACTCAGACTTAAATGAAGCTAGAGAGCGTGTAAAAATACTTATAGATTCTGTTGAGGTAATGAAAGCAGATATTGCTGTATTACGTCGTTACCAAGGTCAAGTTAATAAGCTTAACAAGCAGTTAGAGTATTTATTTGCTCAAAACGATTCTTTAAGAGGTACTAATAGCTTATTAGCTATGCGTGTTACAGAAACTAAGGAAGAGTTAGATCAAACCAATGCTGCAAAAGATTCTTTAGCTACTAAAGCAGAAGAGTTAGAAACGGTAATTGCCAAAGAAGCTAGATTATCTGTAGTAAGTTTAAAATCTAATGCAGTTATTGAAAGACGCTCAGGACGTTTAGTTGAAAATGACAACGCAAGTAGAGTAGACTTAATAAGAACTTGTTATACTATACCTACAAACCGTTTAGCAGAACCTGGAGACAAAGTATTATATGTACAAGTAAAAGATCCTAAAGGTATTATTATGGGTGCCAATCAAACTGTTACAGTTGATGGTGAGCAGATAACATATAGTAAAATTTCAAGATTCTACTACGAGAACAAGCCTTTAGATGTTTGTGAAAATGTAAAAAACACAAGAGGAGATTTCTTAGAAGGAAAGTATACAGTAAATGTATTTAATGGTAATGAATTACTATCTACAACAGAGTTTGTGTTAGACTAA